One genomic segment of Paenibacillus sp. FSL H8-0332 includes these proteins:
- a CDS encoding ABC transporter permease subunit yields the protein MQLNLFNNGNPKRTFGWADILVISLLLSVLYAAAKLGSGMQVPLDPEELSSLSLDPKWLPYYAGRSLLRMFIAFGASLIFTFVYGRIAAYNRTAEKFMIPAIDILQSVPVLGFLSATVLAFMALFPGSLLGVELASIFAIFTSQVWNMTLSYYHSLKTIPRELNEAAAMNRLGGWHRFTKLEAPFSMIGLVWNSMMSFGGGWFFLAASESISVLNQDLHLPGIGTYMALAADDGNIRALIYAILTMVVLIVMVDQLFWRPVIAWSQKFKNEQTEAGEAPTSWVLELLKRASFVHYLNRKLHGGVHDGFLRLATRSAQLKLPHVPSRVKKALQWLFLSAAAVLMLKYLYSGILEIAQLSWGELVHVVYLGLLTALRVVVSTLLAVIWTLPVGVFIGTNPRLSRIVQPVVQVLSSFPANMAFPIFTILYLKFGISMEIGAIPLMMLGTQWYVLFNVIAGAMAIPSDLKEAAVTLKLTRWQTWKTLILPAVFPFLVTGCITASGGAWNASIVSEIVSWKDQDLQAAGLGTFIAQATTNGNWPEIIWGILVMCLLVVIVNRLVWRRLYALAESKYHLD from the coding sequence ATGCAATTGAATTTATTCAATAATGGTAATCCAAAAAGAACATTCGGCTGGGCGGATATTCTCGTCATTTCCTTGTTGTTATCCGTCCTGTATGCCGCAGCGAAGCTAGGCTCGGGGATGCAGGTACCTTTAGATCCAGAGGAACTGTCCTCGCTCAGTCTGGACCCCAAATGGCTGCCTTATTATGCAGGCCGCTCGCTGCTGCGGATGTTTATCGCTTTTGGAGCATCCCTGATCTTCACCTTCGTGTACGGCCGCATCGCGGCGTATAACCGGACTGCAGAGAAGTTTATGATTCCCGCCATTGATATCCTGCAATCCGTTCCTGTACTTGGATTCCTGTCGGCTACAGTACTGGCCTTCATGGCCTTGTTCCCGGGCAGCCTGCTCGGCGTGGAACTAGCTTCGATCTTCGCTATTTTTACCAGCCAGGTCTGGAATATGACCCTTAGCTATTATCATTCCCTTAAGACGATTCCGCGCGAGCTGAATGAGGCTGCCGCGATGAACCGATTGGGCGGATGGCATCGGTTCACGAAGCTGGAAGCCCCCTTTTCGATGATCGGTCTGGTATGGAACAGCATGATGTCATTTGGCGGAGGCTGGTTTTTCCTCGCAGCCAGTGAGTCGATCAGCGTGCTGAACCAGGATCTGCATCTGCCTGGAATCGGGACATACATGGCATTGGCCGCAGATGACGGCAATATTAGGGCGCTTATCTATGCGATCCTGACGATGGTTGTGCTGATTGTGATGGTAGACCAATTATTCTGGCGTCCGGTGATTGCCTGGAGTCAGAAATTCAAGAATGAACAGACGGAAGCAGGCGAAGCGCCAACCTCCTGGGTGTTAGAGCTTCTGAAGCGGGCCAGCTTTGTTCATTATCTTAACCGTAAGCTGCACGGCGGCGTTCATGACGGATTCCTGCGGCTTGCCACCCGAAGCGCACAGTTGAAGCTGCCTCATGTCCCGTCAAGGGTCAAAAAGGCCCTTCAATGGCTATTCCTGTCTGCGGCCGCTGTGCTGATGCTCAAGTATTTGTATTCAGGCATTCTCGAGATTGCCCAATTAAGCTGGGGCGAGCTGGTTCATGTGGTGTACCTCGGCCTGCTGACCGCACTGAGGGTAGTCGTCTCAACACTGCTGGCTGTAATCTGGACGCTGCCTGTAGGCGTGTTCATCGGAACAAATCCGCGGCTGTCAAGAATTGTTCAGCCTGTTGTACAGGTCCTGTCTTCTTTTCCGGCCAACATGGCGTTTCCAATATTCACGATTCTGTACCTGAAGTTTGGAATATCGATGGAGATTGGGGCCATTCCGCTGATGATGCTGGGTACACAATGGTATGTATTATTTAATGTGATTGCCGGGGCGATGGCCATTCCTTCCGATCTCAAGGAAGCCGCGGTAACTCTGAAATTGACGCGCTGGCAGACCTGGAAGACGCTCATTCTTCCCGCTGTTTTCCCCTTCCTCGTCACTGGCTGCATTACGGCAAGCGGAGGCGCCTGGAACGCCAGCATCGTCTCCGAAATCGTCTCCTGGAAGGATCAAGATCTGCAGGCAGCCGGGTTAGGTACATTCATTGCGCAAGCCACCACGAACGGGAACTGGCCGGAGATCATCTGGGGTATTCTCGTCATGTGCTTGCTCGTTGTGATCGTGAACCGTCTGGTGTGGCGCAGGCTGTATGCCTTAGCTGAAAGCAAATATCACTTGGATTAG
- a CDS encoding nitrate/sulfonate/bicarbonate ABC transporter ATP-binding protein, with protein MTTALIELKQITKRYDQPKQANVSILEDINLQIKEGELVSILGPSGSGKSTLLRIIAGLVPPSQGSVLYNGQEITGTNPGVGMVFQSFALFPWLTVLENVKLGLENKPLREADKMRKALAVIDMVGLDGFEGAYPKELSGGMRQRVGIGRALVMEPDILLMDEPFSALDVLTAENLKRDLLELWTERQIPTKCIIMVTHSIEEAVYMSDRAIVLSRDPARVVSDIPIALPHWRDKQEPQFTSLVDRIYSILTQREVKPAGPAEEKQNTIEKIPPVPAGALTGFIELIDDLGQQVDLYKLADQLSLKLEDFLPIVEAVEMLQFATILQGDIELTEVGHQFADASVLLRKEIFKAQVLEHVPIMDKIIWILQSKSNNKMERAFFVEIFEKHFEAEEAALQLDILIDWGRYAELIAYDKKAKVLYLENDSD; from the coding sequence ATGACCACAGCATTGATTGAATTAAAGCAAATCACCAAACGTTATGATCAGCCGAAGCAGGCAAATGTGAGTATTCTGGAAGATATCAACCTTCAGATTAAAGAAGGCGAGTTAGTCTCGATCCTGGGACCTTCGGGCTCGGGGAAATCGACGCTTCTGCGCATCATCGCAGGTCTTGTGCCGCCTTCTCAAGGCTCGGTGCTCTATAATGGACAAGAGATAACCGGTACAAATCCGGGCGTCGGGATGGTGTTCCAATCGTTTGCATTATTCCCTTGGCTTACGGTCCTTGAGAATGTGAAGCTGGGACTGGAGAACAAACCGCTGCGCGAAGCCGACAAAATGCGTAAAGCACTCGCTGTCATCGATATGGTTGGTCTGGACGGCTTTGAAGGGGCATACCCCAAAGAATTATCAGGAGGGATGCGCCAGCGTGTGGGCATCGGCCGGGCGCTCGTCATGGAGCCGGATATTCTTCTGATGGATGAACCTTTCTCGGCTCTTGACGTATTGACCGCAGAGAATCTGAAACGCGACTTGCTGGAGCTGTGGACGGAGCGGCAAATTCCTACCAAATGCATTATTATGGTCACCCACAGTATAGAGGAAGCTGTCTATATGTCAGACCGGGCGATCGTCTTATCCAGAGATCCCGCCCGTGTGGTCTCCGATATTCCCATTGCGCTGCCGCACTGGCGGGATAAGCAAGAGCCGCAGTTCACCTCGCTGGTGGACCGCATCTATTCCATACTGACCCAAAGGGAAGTGAAGCCTGCCGGTCCGGCCGAAGAAAAGCAAAATACCATCGAGAAAATACCACCGGTTCCGGCAGGCGCCCTCACAGGCTTCATTGAACTGATTGACGATCTGGGTCAACAAGTGGACTTGTACAAGCTGGCCGATCAATTAAGTCTGAAACTGGAAGATTTCCTGCCCATCGTCGAGGCGGTGGAAATGCTGCAATTTGCTACGATTCTGCAAGGAGATATCGAGCTGACAGAGGTTGGACATCAATTCGCCGATGCAAGCGTCCTGTTGCGCAAGGAAATTTTCAAGGCCCAGGTGCTGGAGCATGTTCCGATCATGGACAAAATCATCTGGATTCTGCAATCAAAATCTAATAACAAGATGGAACGGGCCTTTTTCGTGGAGATTTTTGAGAAGCATTTTGAGGCAGAGGAAGCCGCACTTCAACTGGATATCCTGATCGACTGGGGCCGGTACGCGGAACTGATTGCCTACGACAAAAAAGCAAAGGTGTTGTATCTGGAAAATGATTCAGATTAA
- a CDS encoding GNAT family N-acetyltransferase, whose protein sequence is MIQINLDIRAEEVPGLREAVGWSRRDSDYPALFQRCNFWAGARDPEGRLIAFGYVAGTGLEHGYMEDIIVHPDYQRRGVGQQLVKKLLAESTLRGLEIVTLTYSREHKEFYEKCGFSSTAAGIWRAEEGK, encoded by the coding sequence ATGATTCAGATTAACTTGGACATTCGCGCGGAGGAGGTTCCCGGTTTAAGAGAAGCCGTGGGCTGGTCAAGAAGAGACTCTGACTATCCAGCCCTGTTTCAGCGATGCAATTTCTGGGCGGGAGCCAGAGATCCCGAAGGGAGACTCATCGCTTTTGGCTATGTTGCCGGAACGGGTCTGGAGCACGGGTATATGGAGGACATTATCGTCCATCCAGATTATCAGAGGCGTGGAGTAGGACAGCAGCTCGTAAAAAAACTATTAGCTGAATCCACCTTACGCGGATTGGAAATTGTTACCCTCACTTATAGCCGTGAGCATAAGGAATTCTATGAAAAGTGCGGATTCTCGTCTACAGCGGCCGGGATCTGGCGGGCGGAGGAAGGAAAGTAA
- a CDS encoding ABC transporter ATP-binding protein yields MPMNPTRTLIKEILSDSKRTLFLILFFNISAALVSTLQPLLFKDLFDDILPDKQIGTAAFYMLLLILIPVIYAALNSVTSYYNNELGNHLSKNLRLRLFSDVLQTRPSNVYSIGKGEIINRITLQVGMLCEIFVVDTLMSMVSNAILLIATLWIMFSMSTELTLAAILSFPLCMYGFKRFRSKTERLDKQYHGILDKGINYLNDFFTNLKAVHRCNGHQAEQKRWREWNDEAWRISRQSRLFHHVVLNLVADTVISIITGIIYGYSLFLILKGRISPGTLLAFIVILPRLYHIFKSLLTLNIDRSRMTVIINNLNDILELEKIGSGANAPDYSRVPLLQMRNVSYRYAPADSFGITDFNLEIQPGAFVGIVGLSGSGKSTIFELIHRFIEPDEGDICLDGVPIQELDIHELRRYVGYSPQKGVLWNKSILDNIIYPLQKEDMNEETWRKFSTAVNLAHVDPFVLSMPEQYDKQVENHGDNLSGGEIQRILLARAFMSEPRILMLDEYTSALDALTESDLNDTLLSLKGKPTILVIAHRLSTVKNADVILVVDKGRIVEQGSPAELLSQQGLYYKMVEKQKI; encoded by the coding sequence ATGCCTATGAATCCGACCCGGACATTGATTAAGGAGATATTGTCTGACAGCAAGAGAACTCTTTTTTTGATTCTATTCTTCAATATCTCAGCCGCATTGGTCTCGACTCTTCAGCCCCTCCTGTTCAAAGACCTGTTCGACGACATCCTGCCAGACAAGCAGATCGGGACGGCTGCATTCTATATGCTCCTGCTTATTCTAATTCCCGTAATCTACGCCGCCTTGAACAGCGTCACCTCTTATTACAATAATGAGTTGGGTAACCATTTATCCAAGAATCTGCGCCTGCGGCTGTTCTCTGACGTACTCCAGACCCGGCCAAGTAACGTGTACAGCATCGGCAAGGGCGAAATCATCAACCGGATCACTTTGCAGGTGGGGATGCTGTGTGAAATTTTCGTGGTAGACACCCTGATGTCCATGGTATCGAATGCTATTCTGCTGATCGCTACCCTGTGGATCATGTTCTCGATGAGTACCGAGCTTACACTCGCGGCCATCCTCTCATTCCCTCTATGTATGTACGGCTTCAAGCGCTTCAGGAGCAAGACAGAGCGCCTGGATAAGCAGTATCATGGTATTTTGGATAAGGGCATCAATTATTTGAATGATTTCTTCACGAATCTGAAGGCGGTCCACAGGTGTAACGGACATCAGGCAGAGCAGAAGCGCTGGAGGGAGTGGAATGACGAGGCGTGGAGGATATCCAGACAGTCCAGGCTATTTCATCATGTGGTGTTGAACCTGGTCGCGGATACGGTCATTTCCATCATTACGGGCATCATTTACGGCTATAGTCTGTTCCTGATTCTAAAAGGCCGCATCTCACCAGGCACATTGCTGGCCTTCATTGTGATTCTTCCAAGGCTGTATCACATTTTCAAGTCGCTGTTAACGCTGAACATCGATAGGAGCCGGATGACGGTCATTATTAACAACCTGAATGACATCCTTGAACTGGAGAAAATCGGATCGGGAGCTAACGCTCCTGACTATAGCCGTGTCCCCCTCCTGCAGATGAGGAATGTCTCGTACCGGTACGCTCCGGCAGATTCTTTTGGGATCACGGACTTTAATCTGGAGATTCAGCCAGGAGCCTTCGTGGGGATTGTTGGATTAAGCGGCTCAGGAAAATCTACGATATTCGAGCTGATCCACAGGTTCATAGAGCCGGATGAAGGAGATATCTGCCTGGACGGCGTTCCGATCCAAGAACTGGACATTCATGAACTAAGACGATATGTCGGCTATTCCCCGCAAAAGGGAGTGTTATGGAACAAGTCCATTCTTGACAACATTATTTATCCTTTGCAGAAGGAAGACATGAATGAAGAGACATGGCGGAAATTCAGCACTGCTGTTAACCTTGCCCATGTAGACCCATTTGTTCTATCCATGCCTGAACAATATGACAAGCAGGTGGAGAACCACGGCGACAATCTCTCCGGCGGCGAGATCCAGCGGATTCTATTAGCACGGGCCTTCATGAGTGAACCCCGGATTCTGATGCTGGATGAGTACACCTCAGCTCTCGACGCCTTGACAGAGAGTGACCTGAACGATACCCTGCTGAGCCTGAAGGGGAAGCCGACGATCCTGGTAATCGCGCACAGGCTGTCCACCGTGAAGAATGCAGATGTCATCCTGGTCGTGGATAAGGGCCGCATTGTTGAGCAAGGAAGTCCGGCAGAACTACTGTCCCAACAGGGGTTATATTACAAGATGGTGGAGAAGCAGAAAATTTAG
- a CDS encoding class I SAM-dependent methyltransferase, whose protein sequence is MSYNPEIPRTRYDTYGDREWTRLTKDGPGELLYQVHLDILQRYTKPTDTVLEIGAGSGRYTKDLVTMCSELTVADLSSHQIEFNQSKMQELSLADRIKAYHVLDVLDMSVFEDASFDTVVCIGGVINYLLDKETDGIRELLRVMKPDGILILGSMSFIGSSMYYLDGIRYEKDQFGIEATKWIMNTGIQDEEHYPVPSKHYVHMMRSAELDALFAQFPVNILERSSAGLYTQAGDAALENAREDQEFWKLIVEQEIAFTKLPGTLDCGMNLIYVVRKL, encoded by the coding sequence ATGAGCTACAACCCCGAAATCCCGAGAACCCGGTATGACACCTATGGTGACCGTGAATGGACACGGCTTACGAAGGATGGGCCAGGCGAGCTTTTGTATCAGGTGCATCTGGATATTCTTCAGCGTTACACTAAGCCTACAGATACCGTGCTGGAGATTGGTGCAGGTTCAGGCAGGTATACTAAGGACCTCGTGACCATGTGTTCAGAATTGACCGTTGCTGACCTGTCCAGCCATCAGATTGAATTCAATCAATCCAAAATGCAAGAGCTGTCCCTGGCGGACAGAATCAAGGCGTACCATGTACTAGATGTGCTGGATATGAGCGTGTTTGAAGATGCTTCATTCGACACTGTGGTATGTATCGGCGGTGTAATTAATTATCTCTTGGACAAAGAGACGGATGGAATCCGGGAGCTGCTAAGAGTAATGAAGCCGGACGGGATACTGATTCTGGGTTCCATGAGCTTCATCGGCTCTTCCATGTATTATCTGGACGGCATCCGTTATGAGAAAGACCAGTTCGGCATTGAAGCTACCAAGTGGATCATGAACACAGGGATACAAGACGAAGAGCATTATCCCGTTCCGAGCAAGCATTACGTCCATATGATGAGAAGCGCTGAATTAGATGCTTTATTTGCCCAGTTTCCGGTTAATATTCTGGAGAGAAGCTCCGCTGGACTATATACGCAAGCTGGAGACGCTGCCTTGGAGAATGCCCGGGAGGACCAGGAATTCTGGAAGCTGATTGTCGAACAAGAAATTGCGTTCACCAAATTACCTGGCACGCTTGATTGTGGGATGAATCTCATCTACGTGGTGCGCAAGTTATAA
- a CDS encoding MazG-like family protein: MIDLVQLQKRVYQNKLEKGFNITDIYQEFCLTHGELSEACDAYRKKKDDLGEELADVAIYLIGLAEILGINLEEEIMNKIDKNEKRSYENRDGVLIKVKE, encoded by the coding sequence GTGATTGATTTAGTACAACTCCAGAAGAGAGTGTATCAGAACAAGCTGGAAAAGGGGTTCAATATCACAGATATTTATCAGGAATTCTGCCTGACCCACGGCGAACTGTCTGAGGCCTGCGATGCTTACCGGAAGAAGAAAGACGACCTCGGTGAAGAGTTGGCTGACGTTGCCATCTACCTGATTGGACTGGCGGAGATTCTGGGGATTAACCTGGAAGAAGAGATTATGAACAAGATCGACAAAAATGAAAAGAGGAGCTATGAGAATAGGGACGGAGTGCTAATAAAAGTGAAGGAGTAG
- a CDS encoding BCCT family transporter, whose protein sequence is MVFIISITIVAIFAIWGAVAPDQMASTANAAYTFSIHNFGWFYLLATLFFLIFTFYLAFSRFGSIRLGDDDDEPEYSTVSWLSMLFSAGMGIGLVYWGVAEPLSHYLSPPEGVAGGTTEAARISMRYSFFHWGLHPWAIYAVIGLTLAYFQFRKGYKGLISSAFIPLLGERLVSGWLGKAIDILAVIATIFGVATSLGLGALQINGGLHYLFGLPNTVAAQIAIIAVVTVLFLISATSGLDKGIKILSNTNLVIAVLLMLFVWITGPTSFIFDTFTTTLGSYLQNIVNMSLRLTPFSKGTWVGAWTLFYWAWWIAWAPFVGTFIARVSKGRTIKEFVICVLIVPSLFGFVWFSVFGGTGMQMELFDGVQLAEAVKGDTTTALFVMLEQLPLGTLVSLIATILIMIFFITSADSATFVLGMLTSDGKLNPSARVKLTWGILQSSIAVVLLISGGLGGLQTASIVAALPFAIVLIGMCFSLLKALKEEDKERRQREKRQRQKLKRLLEEQEAAQPNVDSI, encoded by the coding sequence ATGGTTTTTATCATCTCAATTACTATCGTAGCGATTTTTGCAATATGGGGAGCAGTGGCGCCTGACCAGATGGCCAGTACCGCTAATGCCGCGTACACTTTTTCCATTCATAATTTCGGCTGGTTCTATTTGCTGGCGACTCTGTTTTTCTTGATCTTCACTTTTTATTTGGCCTTCAGCAGGTTTGGCAGTATCCGGCTGGGTGACGATGACGATGAACCGGAATATTCCACAGTCTCCTGGCTGTCGATGCTATTCAGCGCAGGAATGGGGATCGGGCTTGTCTACTGGGGAGTGGCTGAACCGCTGTCCCATTATTTATCTCCGCCGGAGGGCGTAGCGGGAGGGACGACAGAAGCTGCACGGATCTCCATGCGCTATTCTTTTTTCCATTGGGGACTGCACCCATGGGCCATCTATGCCGTCATCGGATTGACACTTGCTTATTTCCAGTTCCGCAAAGGGTACAAAGGCTTGATCAGCTCAGCGTTTATTCCTCTACTCGGGGAGCGGCTGGTATCCGGCTGGCTGGGCAAGGCCATTGATATTTTGGCGGTGATTGCCACTATATTTGGGGTAGCGACTTCGCTGGGTCTCGGGGCTCTGCAGATTAACGGAGGTCTGCATTATTTATTCGGACTTCCGAACACCGTAGCCGCTCAGATTGCAATTATTGCGGTAGTGACCGTGCTGTTCCTCATCTCCGCTACCAGCGGCTTGGACAAGGGAATCAAAATCCTCAGCAACACCAACCTGGTGATCGCCGTTCTTTTGATGCTGTTCGTATGGATAACGGGTCCAACCTCGTTTATCTTTGATACCTTTACAACCACATTAGGCAGTTATCTGCAAAACATCGTCAATATGAGCTTGAGGCTAACGCCTTTTTCCAAGGGAACCTGGGTCGGGGCGTGGACATTATTCTATTGGGCCTGGTGGATTGCCTGGGCACCCTTTGTCGGAACGTTTATCGCGAGGGTATCCAAGGGAAGAACCATTAAGGAGTTTGTCATTTGCGTGCTGATTGTACCGAGTCTGTTCGGATTCGTCTGGTTTTCGGTATTTGGCGGAACGGGCATGCAAATGGAGCTGTTCGACGGTGTCCAGCTGGCTGAAGCCGTTAAAGGAGATACGACCACCGCCCTTTTCGTCATGCTGGAGCAATTGCCCTTAGGCACCCTTGTATCGTTAATAGCTACGATCCTGATTATGATCTTCTTCATTACATCAGCCGATTCGGCTACCTTTGTACTGGGCATGCTGACCTCAGACGGCAAGCTGAACCCTAGCGCAAGAGTCAAATTAACCTGGGGAATTCTGCAATCCTCCATCGCTGTAGTGCTGCTGATTAGCGGCGGATTAGGCGGGCTTCAGACCGCTTCCATTGTAGCTGCGCTGCCTTTTGCCATTGTTCTGATCGGCATGTGCTTCTCCCTGCTTAAAGCGCTCAAGGAGGAGGACAAAGAGCGCCGTCAACGGGAAAAGCGCCAACGCCAAAAGCTGAAACGGCTGCTGGAGGAGCAAGAAGCGGCCCAGCCTAATGTTGATTCCATTTGA
- a CDS encoding ABC transporter permease subunit: MQAKLAADAIPLSKKRNSWIRTIKKYKVMYALLFPALIYFAVFKYIPMAGIVIAFKNYNLALGLWDSPWVGFRNFTDFMNGVYFWDIMRNTIIISLYKLLFGFSAPIILALLLNEVYTQWFKKIVQTITYLPHFLSWVIVYGMMVALLAPGDGLFNMILKEAGVEPISFLTEPAWGRLLIILSEIWKDIGWGAILYLAALAGIDPSLYEAARMDGASKSRQLWHVTLPGIRGVMILMLILKLSHILDAGFDQIFMFANSFNQEKIDIIDTWVYREGLERLKIGLATAVGLFKAVIGFILVLTANKIAKKFDGQIW; the protein is encoded by the coding sequence ATGCAAGCGAAATTGGCAGCGGACGCCATTCCCCTCTCCAAAAAGCGGAACTCATGGATAAGGACGATAAAAAAGTATAAAGTGATGTACGCGCTCTTGTTCCCGGCATTAATTTATTTTGCCGTATTCAAATACATTCCTATGGCGGGAATCGTGATTGCTTTTAAGAACTATAACCTGGCTTTAGGACTATGGGATAGCCCGTGGGTGGGATTTAGGAATTTCACAGACTTTATGAACGGCGTTTATTTCTGGGACATCATGAGAAACACGATTATCATATCGCTCTATAAGCTGTTGTTCGGTTTCTCCGCTCCTATCATTCTGGCTTTGCTGCTTAACGAAGTGTATACCCAATGGTTTAAGAAAATCGTCCAAACGATCACGTATTTACCCCATTTTCTGTCATGGGTCATTGTGTATGGAATGATGGTGGCTTTATTAGCCCCGGGGGATGGTCTGTTTAACATGATTTTGAAGGAAGCTGGAGTGGAGCCTATCTCCTTCCTGACAGAACCTGCCTGGGGCAGACTGCTGATTATCTTATCTGAAATATGGAAGGATATTGGCTGGGGAGCAATATTGTACCTTGCCGCATTAGCGGGAATCGATCCAAGTCTATATGAAGCGGCTAGAATGGATGGCGCTTCCAAATCGAGACAGCTCTGGCATGTAACCCTTCCCGGCATTCGGGGAGTTATGATTCTGATGCTGATCCTGAAGTTAAGCCATATCCTGGATGCTGGTTTTGACCAGATATTCATGTTTGCCAACAGCTTCAATCAGGAGAAGATCGACATTATCGACACCTGGGTATACCGGGAAGGGCTTGAGCGGCTTAAGATTGGCCTGGCTACGGCTGTAGGATTGTTTAAAGCGGTCATCGGATTTATTTTAGTGCTGACGGCGAATAAGATCGCCAAAAAATTCGACGGGCAAATCTGGTGA